From a single Micromonospora sp. WMMD1102 genomic region:
- a CDS encoding A24 family peptidase produces MSPLIVSLAAALAVAAGPVMRMAAFRYSVPSGPARATACPHCERPIAGTGSLWRGFVWWWSGRCRQCGARVGPPQASVEVAAGLSVAALAAVTDDPLPLLAFCWLALVGITLAVVDIAVHRLPNRLTALLAGGALAVFGVQTIIFGDARRLGGALAAGAGTAAFYVLMSLLTRGGIGLGDAKLAFGLGIGVGWMGWPAVTVSTFLALVLTGLAAGVLLAVRRAGRKDAIPHGPFMVVAAIAVAIALQM; encoded by the coding sequence ATGAGCCCGTTGATTGTCTCGCTCGCCGCGGCGCTCGCTGTGGCGGCCGGTCCGGTGATGCGGATGGCAGCGTTCCGCTATTCGGTGCCGAGCGGTCCGGCCCGCGCCACGGCGTGTCCACATTGCGAGCGCCCGATTGCCGGCACGGGATCGCTGTGGCGGGGCTTCGTGTGGTGGTGGTCCGGTCGATGCCGTCAGTGCGGGGCGCGGGTGGGGCCCCCGCAGGCGTCGGTGGAGGTCGCAGCCGGCTTGTCGGTCGCGGCCCTTGCGGCGGTGACCGATGATCCACTGCCTCTGCTCGCGTTCTGCTGGCTGGCGCTGGTGGGGATCACGCTTGCGGTGGTCGACATCGCGGTGCACCGTTTGCCGAACCGGCTGACCGCGCTACTTGCGGGCGGGGCGTTGGCCGTCTTCGGCGTACAGACGATCATCTTCGGTGATGCTCGTCGCCTAGGCGGAGCGCTCGCAGCCGGCGCAGGCACCGCAGCGTTCTACGTACTGATGTCGCTGCTGACCCGGGGCGGCATCGGTCTTGGAGACGCCAAGCTTGCGTTCGGGCTCGGTATCGGCGTCGGCTGGATGGGATGGCCGGCGGTCACGGTGTCCACGTTCCTCGCGTTGGTGCTCACTGGGCTCGCGGCCGGCGTCCTGCTGGCGGTCCGACGGGCCGGA
- a CDS encoding SAF domain-containing protein, translating into MTTTDDVVSLPTAAIPQRRVVRERSVRRGRLGVAVALMAVCALGAVALFGYVSRTQPYLAIARDVPVGGQITAADLATVHLNPDPGIAGVSTDRVESVVGKYASVALLSGTLLNANALVDKPFPAPGEQVVGISLKAGQMPSAPLRPGANVLLVSTEEATQDKPTTAAPTIRATVVHVIAGARDGTATVSVAVRESDGPVVARLAAQGRLVLTMTSGS; encoded by the coding sequence GTGACAACGACGGACGACGTTGTGAGCCTTCCTACGGCGGCCATCCCGCAGCGGCGCGTGGTCCGCGAGCGCAGCGTGCGCCGGGGACGTCTCGGCGTCGCGGTCGCCCTCATGGCCGTGTGTGCCCTGGGTGCGGTGGCGTTGTTCGGCTACGTGAGCCGCACCCAGCCGTACCTGGCGATTGCCAGGGATGTGCCGGTGGGAGGTCAGATCACCGCTGCCGACCTGGCCACCGTGCACCTCAACCCGGACCCGGGCATCGCGGGGGTGTCAACCGATCGGGTCGAGTCCGTGGTCGGCAAATACGCCTCGGTGGCGCTTTTGTCCGGCACGTTGCTCAATGCGAATGCCCTGGTCGACAAGCCGTTTCCCGCACCCGGTGAACAGGTGGTCGGTATATCCCTCAAGGCCGGGCAGATGCCGTCCGCGCCGCTGCGGCCGGGCGCGAACGTTCTGCTCGTGTCCACCGAGGAAGCCACCCAGGACAAGCCCACTACCGCGGCGCCGACGATCCGGGCCACGGTGGTGCACGTGATCGCGGGGGCACGCGACGGCACCGCCACGGTGTCGGTCGCGGTCCGGGAGAGCGACGGGCCGGTTGTCGCCCGGCTGGCCGCACAGGGCCGGTTGGTGCTGACCATGACTTCGGGGAGCTGA
- a CDS encoding ParA family protein, producing MAVICLASAKGSPGVTTAGLAFALTWSRPVVLAECDPAGGDIAAGYLRHLELDGGHGLMQLVVAELRGQASEQFWSQLVDLDPPNAQRLLLPGIATPAQAASLDPNWYGLAGFFASLEHGDPGFDVIADCGRLVAPHAPWPLLSRADLVLLAVKPTLSSLLPARAAVQTLLAGGGPGGEGRIGLLVVGDGDYDDRAVSRHLDVPVIAYLPDDDRSARVLAHGGTVRTRRPLLRAAAAAEGKVMRSITDRRDRLRSPGSRETIHADV from the coding sequence ATGGCGGTCATCTGCCTCGCCAGCGCCAAGGGGTCGCCGGGGGTGACCACGGCGGGTTTGGCCTTCGCATTGACCTGGTCGCGGCCGGTGGTGCTCGCCGAGTGCGACCCGGCCGGCGGTGACATCGCGGCCGGGTACCTGCGGCACCTGGAACTGGACGGCGGACACGGCCTTATGCAGCTGGTGGTGGCCGAGTTGCGTGGACAGGCGAGCGAGCAGTTCTGGTCCCAACTGGTCGACCTCGACCCGCCGAATGCGCAGCGGCTGCTGCTGCCCGGCATCGCGACCCCCGCACAGGCGGCCAGCCTTGACCCGAACTGGTACGGCCTCGCCGGCTTCTTCGCCTCACTTGAACATGGTGACCCAGGCTTCGACGTCATCGCCGACTGCGGCCGGCTCGTCGCCCCGCACGCCCCGTGGCCGTTGCTCAGTCGCGCCGACCTGGTCCTGCTGGCGGTGAAGCCGACGTTGTCCTCCCTCCTGCCTGCTCGCGCTGCCGTGCAGACGCTGCTCGCGGGCGGCGGTCCTGGCGGCGAGGGCCGGATTGGGCTGTTGGTGGTCGGCGACGGCGATTACGACGACCGCGCCGTGTCGCGGCACCTCGACGTACCGGTGATCGCTTACCTGCCCGACGACGACCGATCCGCCCGGGTGCTCGCCCACGGAGGCACGGTCCGGACCCGGCGGCCGTTGCTCCGCGCGGCGGCGGCAGCCGAGGGCAAGGTCATGCGATCCATCACCGACCGACGTGACCGCCTCCGCAGCCCTGGATCCCGGGAGACCATTCATGCCGACGTTTGA
- a CDS encoding CpaF/VirB11 family protein, translating to MPTFEHPRWRDPSDGTPTIESAAPPRQNGRANGNVAALVAAPRPPTPGPRLNEPDYAVIRSLQNAVSDELSRLLAGREYVSPSEREAEGRQIASRRVSQYVDQQRMSGTPLSGDYERRLLDGVLAALLGLGRLDRLLREPYDTITILGCDGVRVERPDGRVDFEAPVADSDEELVLLLQALARRAGGTERALTKDKPTLSMEMPGGQRLAATYLVTQRPVAVIRNHQILKVTLDELVTLDQADPNKSAMIDPLLRDFLRAAMRAGLNIMVAGVPGSGKTSLLRALASEIPADEWMIIMEEARELGLHKTGRHPWAVSMETREGHGERGPDGRPVGEITLDDLIPIGLQLNARRIIVGEVRSREIVAMLQAMGTTNGSLCTIHAREPGLVFDRVVELALSHRDERSDRRAYLQVANALDLVVYVSMIDESAIGGRKHRFVSHVIEVGGLVEDGRPRTTQIFGPGPDGRAVPMHQPDRLKQHFLLAGYDPTILTAHRGRGGWPRPLPRLGVRT from the coding sequence ATGCCGACGTTTGAGCACCCACGGTGGCGCGACCCCTCCGACGGGACACCCACGATAGAGAGCGCCGCTCCACCGCGACAAAATGGACGCGCTAACGGCAACGTCGCCGCCCTCGTAGCGGCACCGCGGCCTCCGACACCTGGGCCGAGGCTGAACGAGCCCGACTACGCCGTCATCCGGTCACTCCAGAACGCCGTCAGTGACGAGCTGTCGCGCCTGCTGGCCGGACGTGAATACGTCAGCCCGTCGGAGCGAGAAGCCGAGGGGCGGCAGATCGCGTCACGGCGCGTCAGCCAGTACGTCGACCAGCAACGAATGAGTGGCACTCCGCTCAGCGGCGACTACGAGCGACGGTTGCTCGACGGCGTGCTCGCCGCGCTGCTGGGCCTGGGCCGGCTCGACCGGCTGCTGCGCGAACCCTATGACACCATCACCATCCTCGGCTGCGACGGTGTGCGAGTCGAGCGCCCGGACGGACGCGTCGACTTCGAGGCCCCGGTAGCGGACAGCGACGAAGAACTCGTCCTGCTGCTCCAGGCCCTCGCGCGGCGAGCCGGCGGCACCGAGCGCGCACTCACGAAGGACAAACCCACGCTGAGCATGGAGATGCCCGGCGGTCAGCGGCTCGCGGCCACCTACCTGGTGACGCAGCGACCGGTCGCGGTCATCCGTAACCACCAGATCCTCAAGGTCACCCTCGACGAGCTGGTCACCCTGGACCAGGCGGATCCCAACAAGAGCGCCATGATCGATCCGCTCCTGCGTGACTTCCTCCGCGCGGCGATGCGGGCCGGGCTCAACATCATGGTCGCCGGCGTGCCGGGCAGCGGTAAGACCTCTCTTCTGCGGGCGCTGGCGAGCGAGATCCCCGCCGACGAGTGGATGATCATCATGGAGGAGGCGCGAGAACTCGGCCTGCACAAGACCGGGCGCCACCCGTGGGCCGTCTCGATGGAAACCCGCGAGGGCCATGGTGAACGCGGACCGGACGGCCGACCGGTCGGCGAGATCACCCTCGATGACCTGATCCCGATCGGGTTGCAGCTCAACGCACGCCGGATCATCGTCGGCGAGGTCCGATCCCGAGAGATCGTCGCCATGCTCCAGGCGATGGGCACGACCAACGGATCTCTCTGCACGATCCATGCCCGCGAGCCCGGCCTGGTCTTTGACCGCGTGGTGGAGCTGGCCCTCAGCCACCGCGACGAGCGGTCCGACCGGCGCGCCTACCTCCAGGTCGCCAACGCGCTCGACCTGGTCGTTTACGTCAGCATGATCGACGAAAGCGCGATCGGGGGCCGCAAGCACCGCTTCGTGTCCCACGTGATCGAAGTGGGTGGACTGGTCGAAGACGGCCGTCCCCGGACCACGCAGATTTTCGGGCCCGGGCCGGATGGCCGTGCGGTGCCGATGCACCAGCCGGACCGGCTCAAGCAGCACTTCCTCCTCGCCGGCTACGACCCGACCATCTTGACCGCGCACCGCGGTCGGGGTGGCTGGCCACGGCCTCTGCCCCGACTGGGAGTGCGGACGTGA